A single genomic interval of Chryseobacterium paludis harbors:
- a CDS encoding terpene synthase family protein yields the protein MSTENFSTLELLRKQFRYPFPTLKNPNAEQLQELTENQWIDGEYLWLYQQNPDLRKKYKKTKTAHIAAQWFPTASPDRFKPICRLMLWTLYNDDLYEESEPDDIGHVHAQSIAILNGEITAEDSGIPLGPMLASLREELLQFIPQESVFRFTKMISRYFNGLEAELRYKKNKTYPTVTECIALRENSICLYPFLQLTEIETGVVLPPEIHEHPVIIRLQTLACHLVTFFNEVQSVLKDEATDSIYYNIVKVLQHENQMSLKEACLEDLRLHNEDLKEFIALQSSLPDFGIWQDAVVNWVHYMSMVLSGWKNISTKLDRYNGMEFPDAAELKEKLNQMR from the coding sequence ATGAGCACTGAAAATTTCAGTACCCTTGAACTGCTACGCAAACAGTTCAGGTACCCCTTCCCTACATTAAAAAACCCCAACGCCGAACAGTTACAGGAACTTACAGAAAATCAATGGATTGATGGGGAGTATCTGTGGCTTTATCAGCAGAACCCTGATCTTCGGAAAAAGTACAAAAAAACGAAAACGGCACATATTGCTGCTCAATGGTTTCCTACCGCATCTCCAGACCGGTTTAAACCCATATGCCGGCTAATGCTATGGACGCTGTACAATGATGATCTTTACGAAGAAAGCGAGCCCGATGACATAGGACATGTGCATGCCCAATCGATTGCGATACTGAACGGTGAGATAACCGCCGAAGATTCAGGAATACCTTTAGGTCCTATGCTGGCATCATTAAGAGAGGAACTTTTACAGTTTATTCCACAGGAATCAGTTTTCCGTTTCACAAAAATGATCAGCAGGTATTTTAATGGATTAGAAGCTGAGTTAAGGTATAAGAAAAACAAAACCTATCCCACGGTAACGGAATGTATTGCTCTGCGTGAAAATTCAATCTGCCTCTATCCCTTTCTCCAGCTTACAGAAATAGAAACGGGTGTTGTTCTGCCCCCAGAAATACATGAGCATCCGGTGATCATTCGTTTACAGACATTGGCATGTCACCTGGTTACTTTTTTCAATGAAGTACAATCTGTATTAAAAGACGAGGCCACCGACAGTATTTATTACAATATTGTAAAAGTACTCCAACATGAGAATCAGATGTCTCTGAAAGAAGCCTGTCTCGAGGATCTTCGCCTTCATAATGAAGACCTGAAAGAGTTTATAGCACTTCAGTCCTCCCTTCCTGATTTTGGAATATGGCAAGACGCTGTTGTCAACTGGGTGCATTACATGAGTATGGTTCTGAGTGGATGGAAAAACATCTCTACGAAGCTGGATCGTTATAACGGAATGGAATTTCCAGATGCAGCTGAACTCAAAGAAAAACTGAACCAGATGCGATAA
- a CDS encoding terpene synthase family protein, producing MKPEEYNSKDYLPLGHYPWPDLINPHAEQMGKDMDGWIDNDYTFLTEKQRKIYKKMKLHMCTARMWPDLTYEQSIPCNRFMLQYVALDDQVEHSSLEEIQQLRIRCVDILKGAQPRPEENALYQHMALIRDEFRALMPDMWVERFIYYFYQSFRYGIELEYPYKIAQRPPSLTLFKTIREYSVLMRPYLIFGEIESGLVLPEHIFEHIVFQKMISHMTLVVAWQNDIHSLPKEMAKGTEVFNLVFVLQQEYNFSLEDACAEAFRIHNEELAAALALHAEYREFGEYQEYVDKFVYYAGVGLQGVNSFYLETERYQHGGVGFAWPEINK from the coding sequence ATGAAACCCGAAGAATATAATTCAAAAGATTACCTGCCTCTTGGCCATTATCCCTGGCCTGATCTTATCAATCCTCATGCAGAACAAATGGGGAAAGATATGGATGGATGGATTGATAATGACTATACTTTTCTGACAGAAAAACAGCGGAAAATATACAAAAAAATGAAGCTCCATATGTGTACTGCACGTATGTGGCCTGATTTAACCTATGAGCAGAGTATTCCCTGTAATAGGTTCATGCTCCAGTATGTCGCTCTTGATGATCAGGTGGAGCATTCTTCCCTAGAGGAAATCCAACAGTTACGGATTCGTTGTGTAGATATTCTTAAGGGAGCGCAACCAAGGCCGGAAGAAAATGCACTCTATCAACATATGGCTTTAATAAGGGATGAATTCCGTGCATTGATGCCTGATATGTGGGTTGAGCGTTTTATTTACTATTTCTATCAATCCTTCAGATACGGAATCGAATTGGAATATCCTTACAAAATAGCGCAGCGTCCACCGTCTCTCACTCTTTTCAAAACCATTCGTGAGTATTCTGTTCTTATGCGTCCATATCTGATTTTTGGTGAAATTGAATCGGGACTTGTACTGCCAGAACATATTTTTGAGCATATTGTCTTTCAAAAGATGATATCTCATATGACCCTAGTTGTCGCTTGGCAAAACGACATTCATTCCCTACCAAAAGAAATGGCGAAGGGAACGGAAGTTTTTAACCTGGTTTTTGTACTGCAACAAGAATATAATTTTTCACTGGAGGATGCCTGTGCAGAGGCATTTCGTATTCATAATGAAGAATTGGCAGCTGCACTCGCCTTACATGCTGAGTATCGTGAGTTTGGTGAATATCAGGAGTATGTAGATAAATTTGTTTATTATGCAGGAGTTGGTCTGCAGGGTGTAAATTCTTTTTATTTGGAGACAGAAAGATACCAGCATGGAGGAGTAGGCTTTGCCTGGCCTGAAATTAATAAATAA
- a CDS encoding helix-turn-helix domain-containing protein, with protein sequence MVFENDSKEFLSLTELDSENQDSVFHAQKMDKTFIWNTADSLAITIDNVPYQFSRNEIIFLTEFHKIDHVQLFSARMIRFNKSFFCMIDQDSQVGSKGLLFYSTTHVPRLVLNESEAEDFEISWKIFCKEMQKENLLKKEMLETMLKRMLILSVRILSKSTYLKSLEKKQLDIIREFNYLVDSYFFKHHDVAFYASKLNKSPKTLANLFSTVLKRTPREIIHDRIMIHARRQINYSNSSIKEIAYQLGYNDIQTFSRFFRNREGISPIQYRDKFASQQKSH encoded by the coding sequence ATGGTTTTCGAAAATGACTCGAAGGAGTTTCTCAGTCTTACTGAACTTGATAGTGAAAATCAGGATAGTGTTTTTCATGCTCAGAAAATGGACAAGACTTTTATCTGGAATACGGCAGACAGTTTAGCAATAACCATTGATAATGTTCCCTATCAATTTTCAAGAAATGAGATTATCTTTTTAACTGAATTTCACAAAATTGATCATGTACAACTCTTTAGCGCCCGCATGATTAGGTTCAATAAATCTTTTTTTTGCATGATTGATCAGGATAGCCAAGTAGGGAGCAAAGGTCTGTTGTTTTATAGTACAACACACGTTCCAAGGTTGGTTTTAAATGAAAGTGAAGCCGAAGATTTTGAGATCTCATGGAAAATTTTCTGTAAAGAAATGCAAAAGGAAAATCTCCTGAAAAAAGAAATGTTGGAAACAATGCTTAAGAGAATGCTAATTCTCTCTGTTAGGATTTTAAGTAAATCCACTTATTTAAAAAGCTTGGAGAAAAAGCAATTGGATATCATCAGGGAATTTAACTATCTGGTCGATTCCTACTTTTTCAAACATCATGACGTTGCTTTTTATGCATCAAAATTAAACAAGTCACCAAAAACACTGGCCAATTTATTTTCAACGGTCTTAAAACGTACTCCTCGTGAAATTATTCATGATAGGATTATGATTCATGCCAGAAGGCAGATCAACTACAGCAATTCTTCAATCAAGGAAATTGCTTATCAATTAGGCTACAATGATATTCAGACATTTAGTCGGTTTTTTCGTAATAGAGAAGGTATATCTCCCATTCAATATCGTGATAAATTTGCATCGCAGCAGAAGTCCCACTAA
- a CDS encoding MBL fold metallo-hydrolase — MRRLGWAGVEIECAGETLLIDYVQDISPLAVIRNPEEQFLASSKTGVASVALLTHLHSDHADPKALSVALSKDAIVFRPIEARGSDADMVLTKDAEIELKKYELRTEIVREWEERKVGPYRIFSVPAVDGFGDPQLSWIVEFGGFRIFHAGDTLYHGFWWKIFHRFGPFNIAFLPINAPIVDFPSLRPMSPVEAVMTPEQAAAAANILRADFVVPIHYGTMHQPPIYIETPHALERLSASLADLDTGIMIKEPGDWFELLK; from the coding sequence ATGCGTAGGCTGGGGTGGGCCGGGGTGGAAATCGAATGTGCAGGAGAAACACTTTTGATAGACTATGTTCAGGATATTTCGCCGTTGGCTGTGATACGCAATCCTGAGGAGCAATTTTTGGCATCTTCTAAAACTGGCGTGGCCTCAGTCGCGTTATTAACACATTTACACAGTGACCACGCAGATCCTAAAGCATTAAGTGTGGCACTTAGCAAAGATGCGATAGTTTTTAGGCCAATTGAGGCTAGAGGGAGCGATGCGGATATGGTATTGACGAAGGATGCCGAGATCGAACTTAAAAAATATGAGCTCAGGACTGAAATAGTCAGAGAGTGGGAAGAAAGAAAAGTCGGGCCATATCGGATTTTTTCGGTGCCTGCTGTTGATGGTTTCGGAGATCCTCAGTTGAGCTGGATTGTAGAGTTTGGAGGATTTAGAATTTTTCATGCCGGAGATACCTTGTATCATGGCTTTTGGTGGAAAATTTTTCACAGATTTGGTCCCTTCAATATTGCATTCCTACCGATAAATGCGCCAATTGTAGATTTTCCATCACTTAGGCCAATGAGTCCCGTTGAAGCTGTAATGACTCCGGAACAGGCTGCTGCAGCTGCAAATATCCTTAGAGCTGACTTTGTGGTTCCAATACATTATGGTACCATGCATCAACCACCTATCTATATCGAGACTCCACATGCATTAGAGCGATTGAGTGCCAGCTTAGCGGATCTAGATACAGGTATTATGATTAAAGAACCTGGTGATTGGTTTGAACTTTTAAAATAA
- a CDS encoding epoxide hydrolase family protein, translating to MNLLTRRELIKKSSLALMGISLPLITKINHSFMEMPTPRNMIKPFSVKVPQQVLDDLKLRLNLTRWPDQIIGSDWNYGTDLSYLKELTTYWQETFDWRKVETEINSYPNFMADIDGYQIHFMHIKGKGKRSVPLIITHGWPGSFLEMMKLIPLLTEDPYFSFDLVIPSVPGFGFSGKITDPGCNSEFVADIWHQLMMELGYQRYGAQGGDIGSGISTWLSLKYPSHIIGLHLNYISGSYKPYIADGEQLSEEVLAFQKTAADWSAREGAYAYIHATKPLTVAYGLNDSPVGLCAWIIEKFKGWSDNNGNIENSFTKDELLANITLYWITQTIHSSMRIYKENSKKPLVFKKNEFVTIPVGFAKFPKELPTPPRSYIERGFNIRSWTTMSAGGHFAAVEQPELLSEDITDFFSKLS from the coding sequence ATGAATCTTCTAACCAGACGAGAATTAATTAAAAAGAGTAGTTTAGCTTTAATGGGTATTTCGTTACCTTTAATCACAAAAATAAATCATTCATTTATGGAGATGCCAACACCTCGCAATATGATTAAACCATTTTCAGTCAAGGTTCCACAACAAGTTCTGGACGATCTAAAATTAAGGTTAAATCTAACCAGATGGCCTGATCAGATAATAGGATCCGATTGGAATTATGGTACTGATCTTTCTTATTTGAAAGAATTGACAACATATTGGCAGGAAACATTTGATTGGCGAAAAGTTGAAACTGAAATCAATTCTTATCCCAATTTCATGGCTGATATTGATGGATATCAGATTCATTTTATGCATATTAAAGGAAAGGGTAAACGATCAGTACCATTGATAATTACCCATGGATGGCCAGGATCATTTCTGGAAATGATGAAACTTATACCTCTATTGACTGAAGATCCTTATTTTTCTTTTGACTTAGTTATCCCGTCTGTTCCGGGATTTGGCTTTTCTGGTAAAATTACTGATCCCGGTTGCAACAGTGAGTTTGTTGCCGACATTTGGCATCAGTTAATGATGGAACTTGGGTATCAACGTTATGGAGCACAAGGTGGTGATATAGGTTCTGGGATCAGCACATGGTTGTCTTTAAAATATCCATCTCATATTATTGGTTTGCACCTCAACTATATCTCTGGTTCTTATAAGCCCTATATAGCAGATGGTGAACAGCTTTCTGAAGAAGTATTAGCTTTTCAGAAGACCGCAGCTGATTGGTCTGCCAGGGAAGGGGCATATGCTTATATACATGCTACGAAACCACTGACAGTTGCATACGGGCTAAATGATTCTCCTGTTGGATTATGTGCATGGATCATTGAAAAATTTAAGGGCTGGAGTGATAATAATGGAAATATTGAAAATAGTTTTACCAAAGATGAGCTGCTTGCCAATATCACCTTATACTGGATAACACAAACCATACATTCCTCTATGCGGATTTATAAAGAAAACAGCAAAAAACCACTAGTATTTAAAAAGAATGAGTTCGTAACGATACCAGTTGGCTTTGCTAAATTTCCAAAAGAATTGCCCACTCCACCCCGGTCATATATTGAAAGAGGTTTTAATATCCGATCTTGGACAACAATGTCTGCTGGTGGGCACTTTGCTGCAGTGGAACAACCGGAATTACTTTCTGAAGATATTACAGATTTTTTCTCAAAATTGAGCTAA
- a CDS encoding PIG-L family deacetylase, with product MFKKVSTVFILGFYTIFCSAQQVRPSKSSEIYRELKTLKHLPKVLYLAAHPDDENTGLLSWLINDQNVETGYLSLTRGDGGQNLLGTEQGAALGLIRTHELLEARKLDGAQQFFTRAIDFGFSKNTTDTFKQWDADSITADVVWAIRKFRPDVIICRFPPTAAAGHGQHAASAVVAEKAFKLAGDKTAFPDQLKYVKVWQPKRVLWNTFRFGAVNTTAENQLKVTVGQYDAQLGMGYGELAGLSRSLHKSQGAGTQSVAGIRTEYFTHVIGEPAKATLFDGVVKTWTTKGNADIDQSLDKIISAFNFNEPDLSLPALLVLRKKFMALNDIDLKKDKIKALDNIILSCVGFMGEAVTNQAEAVAGDHYNFKLNLISRAANPVVLEDVKWLSKSESFNRKLSKDSLITIEHKIQIPADAALTEPYWLERPATNAATFSVTNDTLIGLPEAESPLNILLGLRIGSDKLQVKLPLSFKKLDPVRGDVVEALRIVPALELKFTQPLYLVKENEDLHLSLNFKVNSNKQYSNGNLNLMYNGERLGGTDVSSINGKDTTVDYVIPKTKLASIHSDRFQLDANYVADGVTYNKKKVLIQYPHLPSLQYFAPATVIVMKGDIQSKVRKVGYIEGAGDFIPEFLHIAGIQVEVLKDEDFYGNLDESGGKVNQNKLLQYDAIILGVRANNTEKKLGRWMPFLWSYVKGGGNLVMQYNTNQDTAVDKLGMYNFSITNKRVTEENAAVTFLNPNHKLLNFPNKITADDFNGWVQERGAYFPAQWDSAYEPLFEMHDSDEEPLQGSTLYAKYGKGNFIYTPLAFFRQLPAGNVGAARLFLNFLSAQKN from the coding sequence ATGTTCAAAAAAGTAAGCACTGTATTTATTCTTGGCTTTTATACGATTTTTTGTTCGGCCCAACAGGTTCGGCCTTCAAAATCATCTGAAATTTACCGCGAACTTAAGACACTTAAACACTTACCTAAAGTTTTATATCTTGCTGCTCATCCCGATGATGAAAATACAGGATTACTCTCCTGGCTAATAAACGACCAAAATGTAGAAACGGGCTATTTGTCTTTAACCAGAGGTGATGGTGGTCAGAATTTATTAGGCACAGAGCAGGGTGCTGCATTGGGTTTAATCAGAACGCATGAGCTCTTGGAAGCAAGAAAGTTAGACGGCGCCCAACAGTTTTTTACCCGGGCGATTGATTTCGGGTTCTCTAAAAACACTACTGATACCTTTAAACAATGGGATGCAGACAGCATTACAGCGGATGTAGTTTGGGCAATCCGCAAATTCCGTCCTGATGTTATCATTTGTCGTTTTCCACCTACTGCAGCGGCAGGCCACGGACAACATGCGGCTTCGGCTGTGGTTGCAGAAAAAGCTTTTAAGCTGGCAGGCGATAAAACTGCTTTTCCAGATCAACTAAAATATGTTAAGGTATGGCAACCCAAACGCGTATTATGGAATACTTTCCGCTTTGGTGCAGTCAATACAACAGCTGAAAATCAACTGAAAGTTACCGTTGGGCAATATGATGCGCAACTGGGAATGGGCTATGGTGAATTGGCAGGATTAAGCAGAAGTTTACATAAAAGCCAGGGTGCAGGAACACAGTCTGTGGCCGGGATCAGAACCGAATATTTTACTCACGTTATTGGTGAACCTGCAAAAGCAACACTTTTTGATGGGGTAGTTAAAACATGGACCACAAAAGGAAACGCTGATATTGACCAATCATTAGATAAAATTATTTCCGCTTTCAATTTCAACGAGCCAGACCTTAGCTTACCTGCTTTGCTTGTTTTACGAAAAAAGTTTATGGCGCTAAATGATATAGACCTAAAAAAGGATAAAATTAAAGCACTCGATAATATCATTTTAAGCTGTGTGGGCTTCATGGGTGAGGCAGTTACCAATCAAGCTGAAGCTGTTGCCGGAGATCACTACAATTTTAAGTTGAATCTGATTTCAAGAGCTGCAAATCCAGTCGTTTTAGAAGATGTAAAATGGTTAAGTAAGTCAGAAAGCTTCAATAGAAAACTATCAAAAGATTCTTTAATTACTATTGAACATAAAATTCAGATTCCTGCTGATGCAGCACTCACAGAACCTTACTGGTTGGAAAGACCAGCCACGAATGCGGCAACTTTCTCTGTTACAAATGATACTTTAATCGGTTTGCCTGAGGCAGAATCACCACTGAATATCTTACTTGGTTTAAGAATAGGTTCGGACAAGTTGCAGGTTAAACTTCCTTTATCTTTCAAGAAATTAGACCCTGTGCGCGGTGATGTGGTCGAAGCCTTACGCATTGTTCCTGCACTGGAACTGAAATTTACACAACCCCTTTATTTGGTCAAAGAAAATGAAGATTTACATTTGAGTTTAAATTTTAAGGTTAATTCTAACAAACAATACAGTAACGGTAATCTGAACCTGATGTATAACGGAGAACGGTTAGGCGGCACTGATGTAAGTTCAATCAATGGAAAAGATACTACCGTCGATTACGTTATTCCAAAAACTAAGCTTGCCTCAATACATTCGGATCGTTTTCAACTGGATGCAAATTATGTTGCAGATGGAGTAACTTACAATAAAAAAAAGGTGTTAATTCAATACCCGCATTTACCGTCATTACAATATTTTGCGCCTGCAACTGTAATCGTAATGAAAGGCGATATTCAGTCGAAAGTTAGAAAAGTTGGTTACATAGAAGGTGCAGGCGATTTCATTCCTGAGTTCCTACACATTGCAGGTATTCAGGTAGAAGTCCTGAAAGACGAAGATTTTTATGGAAACCTAGATGAATCTGGCGGAAAAGTTAATCAAAACAAGCTATTGCAATATGATGCAATCATACTTGGTGTTCGTGCCAATAACACAGAGAAGAAGTTGGGTCGCTGGATGCCTTTTTTATGGTCTTATGTAAAAGGCGGGGGTAATTTGGTAATGCAGTATAACACCAATCAGGATACAGCAGTTGATAAATTGGGGATGTACAATTTCAGTATTACCAATAAGAGGGTTACCGAAGAAAATGCTGCGGTTACGTTTTTAAATCCCAATCATAAGTTACTGAACTTTCCGAACAAAATCACTGCGGATGATTTTAATGGTTGGGTACAGGAGCGTGGCGCCTATTTCCCTGCTCAATGGGATTCGGCTTATGAACCGCTTTTTGAAATGCACGATTCAGATGAAGAGCCTCTGCAGGGATCAACTTTATATGCTAAGTATGGTAAGGGTAATTTTATTTATACACCTTTGGCATTTTTCAGACAGTTGCCTGCGGGAAATGTTGGTGCGGCACGTTTATTTTTAAACTTTTTATCTGCACAGAAAAACTGA
- a CDS encoding sodium:solute symporter, producing MSNIDWTVLIFTLVAVVVYGVFIGRGQKSNESYLKADNKMPWYIVLIGIMATQASAITFLSAPGQAYTDGMRFVQYYFGLPLAMIVICITFIPIFQRLNVYTAYEYLENRFDKKTRVLTSLLFLFSRGLSTGISIYAPSIILSSVLNWNIYLTNVLTGGILMIYTYVGGAKAIAHTQKLQFLIILGTMAFAGYLLIQNMPNGVGFKDALYLAGKSGKLNVITTEFDWKDKYNIWSGLIGGFFLALSYFGTDQSQVGRYITAKDNTNAKMGLLLNGLVKIPMQFAILLIGALLFAFFSLKPAPIYFNERSYQYLKETKPEQAHVFEKEHQNLQIKFNAESKEILRLKETHSPQLTKTIQDFKNTQTQVKALHGRVEEAINNSNYNAEKTDTNYIFLYFVKNTLPVGMIGLLFAVIFLASWGSISAALNSLAACSLKDVHLIFSKEIPDEKTELKYSRLHTLAWGIFSIGVAMFATQMGSLIEAVNVLGSLFYGPILGIFLVAFYYKKITGSNVFISAILSEIAVIAVYQLDIVSFLWLNVIGAAAVIIFSAIGLLFYKPKAVNS from the coding sequence ATGAGTAATATAGATTGGACCGTTCTCATTTTTACACTTGTTGCTGTGGTTGTTTACGGCGTATTTATCGGTCGTGGACAAAAAAGCAATGAATCATACCTGAAAGCAGATAATAAAATGCCTTGGTACATTGTGCTTATAGGTATTATGGCCACGCAGGCAAGTGCAATTACTTTTCTTTCAGCACCAGGTCAGGCTTATACAGACGGAATGCGTTTCGTTCAGTATTACTTTGGTTTGCCTTTGGCGATGATTGTTATCTGTATCACTTTCATCCCGATTTTTCAGCGTTTAAATGTTTACACGGCCTATGAATATTTAGAAAACCGTTTTGACAAAAAAACAAGGGTACTTACTTCACTGCTTTTTCTTTTTTCCAGAGGTTTATCAACAGGAATCAGCATTTACGCTCCGAGTATCATCTTATCAAGCGTTTTAAACTGGAATATTTATTTAACCAATGTTTTAACAGGTGGTATTCTGATGATTTACACCTATGTTGGTGGTGCAAAAGCTATCGCTCACACCCAAAAATTACAGTTTCTTATTATTCTGGGAACAATGGCTTTTGCAGGTTATTTGCTTATCCAAAATATGCCGAATGGAGTTGGTTTTAAGGATGCACTTTATCTGGCTGGGAAATCCGGAAAGCTGAATGTAATCACCACAGAATTTGATTGGAAAGATAAATACAATATTTGGAGCGGGTTAATTGGCGGTTTTTTCCTGGCACTTTCTTACTTCGGTACTGACCAGAGTCAGGTCGGGAGGTATATTACAGCGAAAGACAATACCAATGCAAAAATGGGCTTGCTGTTGAATGGATTGGTTAAAATTCCGATGCAATTTGCTATTCTCCTGATCGGAGCTTTGCTTTTCGCTTTCTTTTCTCTAAAACCTGCTCCGATTTATTTTAACGAACGTTCTTACCAATATTTAAAGGAAACAAAACCTGAACAGGCACATGTCTTTGAAAAAGAGCATCAGAATTTGCAAATAAAATTTAATGCAGAATCGAAAGAAATTCTTAGGTTGAAAGAAACTCATTCTCCCCAACTCACAAAAACAATTCAGGATTTTAAAAATACACAAACCCAGGTAAAAGCACTTCACGGCAGAGTAGAAGAAGCGATCAATAATTCAAACTATAATGCGGAGAAAACGGATACAAATTACATTTTCCTGTATTTCGTAAAAAATACCTTGCCTGTAGGGATGATTGGTTTATTATTTGCCGTTATTTTTCTGGCCAGTTGGGGTTCAATTTCGGCAGCGCTGAATTCTCTTGCCGCTTGCTCATTAAAAGATGTTCATTTAATATTTAGTAAAGAAATTCCTGATGAGAAAACCGAATTGAAGTACAGTCGCCTGCACACTTTAGCGTGGGGTATTTTCTCAATCGGCGTAGCCATGTTTGCAACTCAAATGGGTTCCCTTATTGAAGCGGTTAATGTACTAGGTTCTCTTTTCTACGGCCCGATATTGGGGATTTTTCTTGTCGCTTTTTACTATAAAAAAATTACCGGTTCAAATGTATTTATTTCTGCAATTTTATCAGAAATCGCGGTTATTGCCGTTTATCAGCTCGATATCGTTTCTTTCCTTTGGCTTAATGTAATTGGGGCAGCGGCAGTAATTATATTTTCTGCAATCGGGTTATTGTTTTATAAGCCGAAAGCAGTAAATTCGTAG
- a CDS encoding DUF2911 domain-containing protein, with amino-acid sequence MKTMIKSVTVLFAAMTLSVNAFAQDTKKPASPPATATGKIKDATITIAYSSPSVKGRTIWGGLEAYNKVWRAGANEATTFETDKNITVQGKPLPAGKYSFFLIPKEGGTWTAIFNKESKQWGAYKYEEAKDALRVDVKTKALPATQETLVYKINSNGFTMDWDKISVPVEIK; translated from the coding sequence ATGAAAACAATGATTAAATCTGTCACCGTACTTTTTGCTGCAATGACGCTTTCAGTGAATGCCTTTGCACAGGATACTAAAAAACCTGCCAGCCCTCCGGCTACTGCTACGGGAAAAATTAAAGATGCAACCATTACCATAGCCTATAGCAGTCCTTCTGTTAAAGGACGTACAATTTGGGGTGGTTTAGAAGCTTATAATAAAGTTTGGCGTGCTGGTGCCAATGAAGCAACAACTTTCGAAACAGATAAAAATATTACCGTTCAGGGTAAACCGCTGCCCGCAGGTAAATATAGCTTTTTCCTGATCCCTAAAGAAGGCGGAACCTGGACTGCGATTTTTAATAAAGAGTCAAAACAATGGGGAGCTTATAAGTACGAAGAAGCAAAAGATGCTCTACGTGTTGATGTAAAAACAAAAGCTTTACCAGCAACACAGGAAACTTTAGTTTATAAAATAAACAGTAATGGATTCACAATGGATTGGGATAAAATCTCAGTTCCTGTAGAGATCAAATAA
- a CDS encoding Crp/Fnr family transcriptional regulator — protein sequence MTKKLISHFRKYVEIDPNDEPLILSYFEPLVFAKKENLTPDNSQCKFHYFVENGCLRMFFICDKGIEQTIQFAIENWWITDYLAFEKQAQTEFIIQAVEKTEVLAISYKNQEKLLKKYPQLEHYFRLIYQRAYAATQHRSKYLHTLSSEQLYHLFNNKFPEFTRRVPQHILASYLNMTPEYLSEIKAKKRSTS from the coding sequence ATGACCAAAAAATTAATAAGCCATTTTAGAAAGTATGTTGAAATAGACCCTAACGATGAGCCTTTAATTTTATCATATTTCGAACCTTTAGTTTTTGCAAAAAAGGAAAATTTAACACCTGACAATTCTCAATGCAAGTTTCATTATTTTGTAGAAAATGGTTGTCTGCGTATGTTTTTTATTTGCGATAAAGGTATTGAACAAACTATTCAATTTGCGATCGAGAACTGGTGGATTACTGACTATCTCGCGTTTGAAAAACAAGCTCAAACAGAATTTATTATACAAGCGGTTGAAAAAACAGAGGTTTTAGCAATTAGTTATAAAAATCAGGAAAAACTTCTCAAGAAGTACCCTCAGCTTGAACACTATTTCAGACTGATTTACCAGAGAGCTTATGCTGCAACCCAACATCGTTCTAAATATTTGCATACTCTTTCCAGTGAACAACTTTATCATCTTTTTAATAATAAATTCCCAGAATTTACCAGGAGAGTTCCTCAACATATCCTTGCATCCTACCTTAATATGACCCCTGAGTACCTAAGCGAGATAAAAGCGAAGAAGCGTTCTACCTCTTAA